In a genomic window of Phragmites australis chromosome 14, lpPhrAust1.1, whole genome shotgun sequence:
- the LOC133891332 gene encoding L-type lectin-domain containing receptor kinase SIT2-like, with protein sequence MEHRPVSCFLVPFLLLCFSLGLPCFCAAGDEHFVFSGFAGANNLALDGTATVTPQGLLELTNNEENIEGHAFFRTPFQFKESPNGTMQSFSATFVFAIVSDYPGAISSDGMAFLVAPRTNFSDAASASQYLGFLNSTATNHTFAVELDTVDNLELGDIDNNHVGIHVASLYSLQSHAAAFYDDKDGMFKNLSLISGEAMQLWVDYDAKAKQIDVTLAPMGVAKPSKPLLSKISDLSTVITEQAFVGFSAATGPIKSWHCVLAWSFAMNGPAPAIDFNRMPKLPNSGHKTALSKILQIALPIAASTLILATCVAVILIVRRQLTYAELREDWEVEFGPHRFSYRDLFHATEGFKNKNILGVGGFGKVYKGVLPKSKLEVAVKRVAHDSNQGIKEFISEVVSIGHLRHRNLVQLLGYCRRKGELLLVYDYMPNGSLDKYLYGEEDKPILEWAQRFQIIKDVASGLFYLHEKWEQVVIHRDIKASNVLLDGGMVAHLGDFGLARLYDHGTSLQTTHVVGTMGYIAPELARTGKASPLTDVYAFGTFLLEVTCGRQPVINSVQHGRKMLVDRVLQYWRRGALAETVDSRLQGHYNADEACLVLTLGLMCSHPFPSERPTMRQVMQYLDGDTPLPELTPASMSLLSLMQNEGSFDQSVLQYPWSATSMSTMTAGISVGR encoded by the coding sequence ATGGAGCATCGTCCCGTGTCCTGCTTCCTTGtgcccttcctcctcctctgctttAGCCTCGGCCTTCCGTGCTTCTGCGCCGCCGGCGACGAGCACTTTGTCTTCTCCGGCTTCGCCGGTGCCAACAACCTCGCCCTCGACGGCACGGCCACGGTCACCCCCCAAGGACTCCTTGAGCTGACGAACAACGAGGAGAATATCGAAGGCCACGCGTTTTTCCGGACTCCATTTCAGTTCAAGGAGTCGCCCAATGGCACGATGCAGTCCTTCTCGGCCACCTTCGTCTTCGCCATCGTCTCCGACTACCCCGGCGCCATTAGTAGCGACGGCATGGCCTTCCTCGTCGCCCCGAGGACAAACTTCTCGGACGCGGCGTCGGCTTCTCAGTACTTGGGCTTCCTCAACAGCACCGCCACCAACCACACCTTCGCTGTCGAGCTCGACACCGTCGACAACCTGGAGCTGGGAGACATCGACAACAACCATGTCGGTATCCACGTCGCCAGCCTCTACTCCTTGCAATCTCACGCTGCTGCCTTCTACGACGACAAGGACGGTATGTTCAAGAACTTGAGCCTCATTAGCGGCGAGGCCATGCAGTTGTGGGTAGACTATGATGCGAAGGCCAAACAAATCGATGTCACTTTGGCCCCCATGGGAGTGGCCAAGCCATCAAAGCCTTTGCTCTCAAAAATCTCTGACCTCTCAACTGTGATCACTGAGCAAGCATTTGTTGGTTTCTCTGCTGCGACTGGACCGATCAAATCGTGGCACTGTGTGCTCGCCTGGAGCTTCGCCATGAACGGACCTGCTCCGGCCATTGATTTCAACAGGATGCCAAAGCTGCCAAACTCCGGCCATAAGACAGCTCTGTCAAAGATCTTGCAGATTGCATTACCGATAGCCGCTTCAACGTTAATTTTGGCTACATGCGTTGCAGTTATCCTAATCGTGCGAAGGCAGCTGACATATGCTGAGTTAAGGGAAGATTGGGAGGTCGAGTTCGGGCCACACCGGTTCTCGTACAGGGATCTGTTCCATGCGACGGAAggattcaagaacaagaacatacTCGGCGTAGGAGGGTTTGGTAAGGTGTACAAAGGAGTGCTTCCCAAGTCTAAATTAGAGGTTGCAGTGAAGAGGGTGGCCCATGATTCAAACCAGGGGATAAAGGAGTTCATCTCTGAAGTTGTCAGCATTGGTCACCTGCGCCATCGCAACCTCGTGCAGTTACTTGGTTATTGTCGAAGGAAGGGTGAGCTTCTTTTGGTATATGATTATATGCCAAATGGTAGCCTCGATAAGTATCTGTATGGTGAAGAGGACAAACCTATACTAGAATGGGCTCAAAGGTTTCAGATTATCAAAGATGTGGCCTCTGGGTTGTTCTATCTCCATGAGAAGTGGGAGCAGGTCGTCATCCACCGAGACATCAAAGCAAGCAACGTGCTCCTCGACGGTGGAATGGTCGCGCACTTGGGTGATTTTGGCCTCGCGAGGTTGTACGACCATGGCACCAGCCTACAGACCACGCATGTGGTTGGCACCATGGGGTATATCGCCCCCGAGCTCGCACGCACAGGCAAGGCGTCCCCTCTCACAGATGTCTACGCCTTCGGCACGTTCCTCCTCGAGGTCACCTGCGGCCGGCAGCCGGTCATCAACAGCGTGCAGCACGGCCGGAAGATGTTGGTCGACCGGGTGCTCCAGTACTGGCGCAGAGGTGCACTCGCCGAGACAGTGGATTCGAGGCTGCAAGGACACTACAACGCCGACGAGGCATGCCTGGTGCTGACGCTTGGATTAATGTGCTCGCACCCGTTCCCAAGTGAAAGGCCTACCATGAGGCAAGTCATGCAGTACCTCGACGGAGACACGCCGCTACCAGAGCTGACGCCGGCGAGCATGAGCTTGCTGAGCCTGATGCAAAACGAAGGGTCGTTCGACCAGTCCGTCCTGCAGTATCCATGGTCGGCGACTAGCATGAGCACGATGACAGCCGGCATCTCAGTTGGAAGATGA
- the LOC133891801 gene encoding homeobox protein rough sheath 1-like codes for MDQCFGNLGAGGSSSGGSNSKAAAASAPSSFLQLPLSTAAAAGAVPTGVAYYGAPLALLHQAVGPSSQSPYGKHAEISPAEAESIKAKIVAHPQYSALLTAYLDCQKVGAPPDVLERLTAMAAKLDARPPRRHEPRDPELDQFMEAYCNMLLKYREELTRPIDEAMEFLKRVEAQLDSISGGSARLSLADGKSEGVGSSEDDMDPSRRENEPPEIDPRAEDKELKYQLLKKYSGYLSSLRQEFSKKKKKGKLPKEARQKLLHWWELHYKWPYPSETEKIALAESTGLDQKQINNWFINQRKRHWKPSEDVPFVMMEGFHPQSAAALYMDGPFMTDGMYRLGS; via the exons ATGGATCAGTGCTTCGGGAATCTTGGAGCCGGAGGGAGCAGTAGCGGGGGCTCCAACTCCAAGGCCGCCGCGGCTTCGGCGCCTTCCTCGTTCCTGCAGCTGCCGCTGTccacggcggcggccgcgggcgCGGTGCCGACGGGCGTCGCGTACTACGGCGCGCCGCTCGCGCTGCTGCACCAGGCCGTCGGGCCGTCGTCGCAGTCGCCGTACGGCAAGCACGCGGAGATCTCGCCTGCGGAGGCCGAGTCCATCAAGGCCAAGATCGTGGCGCACCCGCAGTACTCCGCGCTCCTCACCGCCTACCTCGACTGCCAAAAA GTGGGCGCGCCGCCGGACGTGCTGGAGAGGTTGACCGCCATGGCGGCGAAGCTGGACGCGCGCCCGCCGCGCCGGCACGAGCCGCGCGACCCCGAGCTCGACCAGTTCATG GAGGCGTACTGCAACATGCTGCTAAAGTACCGGGAGGAGCTGACCCGGCCGATCGACGAGGCCATGGAGTTCCTCAAGAGGGTGGAGGCTCAACTCGATTCCATCTCCGGCGGCTCCGCGCGCCTCTCGCTCGCCG ATGGTAAATCAGAAGGGGTTGGCTcttctgaggatgatatggaTCCAAGCCGCCGGGAGAATGAGCCACCTGAGATTGACCCGCGCGCCGAGGATAAAGAGCTCAAGTACCAGCTCCTAAAAAAGTACAGTGGCTACTTGAGCAGCCTCAGGCAAGAGTTctccaagaaaaagaagaaagggaagcTCCCAAAAGAGGCCAGGCAGAAGCTGCTCCACTGGTGGGAGCTGCACTACAAGTGGCCTTATCCTTCA GAGACGGAGAAGATTGCGCTTGCGGAGTCGACAGGCCTAGACCAGAAGCAGATCAACAATTGGTTTATCAACCAGAGAAAACGTCACTGGAAGCCGTCGGAGGACGTGCCATTCGTTATGATGGAAGGCTTCCACCCACAGAGTGCCGCTGCGCTCTACATGGATGGCCCGTTCATGACCGATGGCATGTATCGCCTCGGTTCGTGA